A section of the Serratia liquefaciens ATCC 27592 genome encodes:
- the fdoI gene encoding formate dehydrogenase cytochrome b556 subunit, with protein sequence MKKEKRIQRYSAPERINHWIVAFCFVFAAISGLGFFFPSFNWLMNIFGTPQLARILHPFVGVIMFAAFLLMFLRYWKHNLINREDIVWAKNIHKIAMNEEVGDTGRYNFGQKCVFWAAIISLVLLLASGVVIWRPYFAPSFPIPLIRIALLVHSLAAVGLIIVIMVHIYAALWVKGTITAMVEGWVPAAWAKKHHPRWYREVREKQQEDKP encoded by the coding sequence ATGAAAAAGGAAAAGCGTATTCAGCGCTACAGCGCGCCGGAGCGGATTAACCACTGGATTGTGGCGTTCTGCTTTGTGTTCGCCGCCATCAGCGGGCTGGGGTTCTTTTTCCCCTCCTTCAACTGGTTGATGAACATTTTCGGTACGCCGCAGCTGGCGCGCATTCTGCACCCCTTTGTCGGCGTGATTATGTTTGCGGCTTTCTTGCTGATGTTCCTGCGTTATTGGAAGCATAATCTGATCAATCGCGAGGACATCGTCTGGGCCAAAAACATCCATAAAATCGCCATGAACGAGGAAGTGGGTGACACCGGGCGTTATAATTTCGGTCAGAAGTGCGTATTCTGGGCGGCAATCATTAGCCTGGTGTTGCTGTTGGCCAGCGGTGTGGTGATCTGGCGGCCTTACTTTGCGCCGTCGTTCCCGATACCGCTGATCCGCATTGCGCTGCTGGTGCATTCGCTGGCTGCGGTCGGTCTGATTATCGTGATTATGGTGCACATTTACGCCGCGCTGTGGGTAAAAGGTACCATTACCGCGATGGTGGAAGGCTGGGTGCCGGCGGCCTGGGCTAAAAAACATCACCCGCGCTGGTACCGAGAGGTCCGCGAGAAACAACAGGAAGACAAACCCTGA
- the fdxH gene encoding formate dehydrogenase subunit beta, whose amino-acid sequence MAMQSQDIIRKSATNGFTPAPRARDHQEEVAKLIDVTTCIGCKACQVACSEWNDIRDEVGHNVGVYDNPADLTAKSWTVMRFSEVEENGKLEWLIRKDGCMHCADPGCLKACPSEGAIIQYANGIVDFQSEHCIGCGYCIAGCPFDVPRMNKDDNRVYKCTLCVDRVDVGQEPACVKTCPTGAIHFGTKEAMKQVAADRVSELNTRGYQNAGLYDPAGVGGTHVMYVLHHADKPQLYHGLPDNPSISPAVTFWKGVWKPLAAIGFAATFAASVFHYVGVGPNRVEEEDNDELHDEETRK is encoded by the coding sequence ATGGCAATGCAATCTCAGGACATCATTCGTAAATCCGCCACCAATGGTTTCACGCCGGCGCCGCGCGCCCGTGACCACCAGGAAGAAGTGGCCAAGCTGATCGATGTCACTACCTGTATCGGCTGCAAAGCCTGTCAGGTGGCCTGTTCCGAATGGAACGACATTCGCGACGAAGTCGGGCACAACGTCGGGGTGTACGATAACCCCGCCGATCTGACCGCCAAGTCGTGGACGGTGATGCGCTTCTCCGAAGTGGAGGAAAACGGCAAGCTGGAGTGGCTGATCCGCAAGGACGGCTGCATGCACTGCGCCGACCCGGGCTGCCTGAAGGCCTGCCCATCGGAAGGTGCGATCATCCAGTACGCCAACGGTATCGTCGACTTCCAGTCTGAGCACTGTATCGGCTGCGGTTACTGCATCGCCGGGTGCCCGTTCGACGTGCCGCGCATGAACAAGGACGACAACCGGGTGTACAAATGTACCCTGTGCGTCGACCGCGTTGATGTTGGCCAGGAACCGGCCTGCGTGAAAACCTGCCCGACCGGCGCCATTCACTTCGGTACCAAGGAAGCGATGAAGCAGGTCGCCGCCGATCGCGTCAGTGAGCTGAACACCCGTGGCTATCAGAACGCCGGTCTGTACGATCCGGCGGGCGTGGGCGGCACGCACGTTATGTACGTGTTGCACCATGCGGACAAACCGCAGCTGTATCACGGTCTGCCGGATAACCCGAGCATCAGCCCGGCGGTCACGTTCTGGAAAGGCGTGTGGAAACCCCTGGCGGCCATCGGCTTTGCCGCCACCTTTGCAGCGAGCGTGTTCCACTACGTCGGCGTCGGACCAAACCGTGTCGAAGAGGAAGATAACGACGAGCTGCATGATGAGGAGACGCGCAAATGA